Proteins encoded within one genomic window of Prauserella marina:
- a CDS encoding extracellular solute-binding protein, producing the protein MTKGPGRDPVSRQPKNRRNRAIAALAVAACTIAAGCGSGTTDQSGAAELAANDPQSVSGTITWWDTSDATNEAPAFKDLVAKFEQKYPNIEVNYVNKPFDGADDKFRTAAQNGDGAPDVMRADVGWTSTFAALGYLQPLDGTPALSGEDDYLPTPMGSTKYQGKTYGVPEVTDTLALLYNKELFEKAGIEGPPKDWAELEAAAKKIEAEVPGTTGVFLNADAYFLLPFVYGQGADYVDTDTKSVTIDSPQVASAIETVRELTSEGTGATDTSSNKYTNMLNSFKSGTTAMMLNGPWAVSDILTGSAYADPGNLGVASVPSGPQGQGGPVGGHNLVVYAGSPNLAASYLFVEFMSLPENQAYVTSRNDTLPTRKSAYELPEVKSNPVVAAFEKPLDGAVPRPEAPGAGDLYDIFTPFYEQILGDQVSIEDGLVAAQSKAKGAVPGFES; encoded by the coding sequence ATGACGAAAGGACCTGGCCGCGACCCGGTGTCGCGGCAACCGAAGAACAGAAGGAACAGGGCCATCGCGGCCCTCGCCGTCGCCGCCTGCACCATCGCCGCGGGCTGCGGGTCGGGCACCACCGACCAGAGCGGCGCCGCCGAACTCGCGGCGAACGATCCGCAATCGGTCTCCGGCACGATCACCTGGTGGGACACCTCTGACGCGACCAACGAAGCCCCCGCGTTCAAGGACCTCGTAGCCAAGTTCGAGCAGAAGTACCCGAACATCGAGGTCAACTATGTGAACAAGCCGTTCGACGGAGCCGACGACAAGTTCCGCACCGCGGCACAGAACGGCGATGGCGCACCCGACGTCATGCGCGCCGACGTCGGCTGGACCTCGACGTTCGCCGCACTCGGCTACCTGCAACCGCTCGACGGCACGCCTGCGCTCAGCGGCGAGGACGACTACCTGCCGACCCCCATGGGAAGCACGAAGTACCAGGGCAAGACCTACGGCGTTCCCGAGGTCACGGACACGCTCGCGTTGCTGTACAACAAGGAACTTTTCGAGAAGGCAGGCATCGAAGGGCCGCCGAAAGACTGGGCGGAACTGGAAGCCGCAGCAAAGAAGATCGAAGCCGAGGTCCCCGGCACGACCGGCGTCTTCCTCAACGCCGACGCCTACTTCCTGCTGCCCTTCGTGTACGGGCAGGGCGCCGACTACGTCGACACGGACACGAAGTCGGTCACGATCGACAGCCCGCAGGTCGCCTCCGCGATCGAAACCGTGCGCGAGCTGACCTCGGAAGGGACCGGCGCCACGGACACGAGTTCCAACAAGTACACGAACATGCTCAACAGCTTCAAGAGCGGAACGACGGCCATGATGCTCAACGGTCCGTGGGCGGTGTCCGACATCCTCACCGGCAGCGCATACGCCGACCCCGGCAATCTCGGGGTTGCCTCCGTCCCTTCCGGACCACAGGGTCAGGGCGGCCCCGTCGGCGGACACAACCTCGTCGTGTACGCGGGCTCACCGAATCTCGCGGCCTCCTACCTTTTCGTCGAGTTCATGAGCCTTCCGGAAAACCAGGCGTACGTCACGAGCAGGAACGACACTCTTCCCACCCGCAAGTCGGCCTACGAATTGCCCGAGGTGAAAAGCAACCCCGTCGTCGCGGCGTTCGAGAAACCGCTCGACGGCGCGGTTCCCCGGCCGGAGGCACCCGGCGCCGGAGACCTCTACGACATCTTCACGCCGTTCTACGAGCAGATACTCGGCGACCAAGTGTCCATTGAGGATGGACTTGTCGCCGCGCAAAGCAAGGCGAAGGGCGCCGTCCCCGGATTCGAGTCATGA